The following proteins are co-located in the Schistocerca nitens isolate TAMUIC-IGC-003100 chromosome 2, iqSchNite1.1, whole genome shotgun sequence genome:
- the LOC126236484 gene encoding uncharacterized protein LOC126236484, whose product MEDYVEHLWRSADSLPQTGTENTKVRSYLLSLCKEILAKEGLEPPSKFFGGYAICKFCLNHWKSGRFTVRILPRVVPGKRMKKIIRKKLSDTISLNKHELRLFERYEKSNTNKLIIMCLECHKKTIISSKKPFTNLYKAKESESAPEYNETQTPSKKKKKKKRDPFAGLKPSVCTPLSTKIKNSPVGTSSPARKINSKSSTAGNVSVRQKSTPLSTKTGYKSRIKNTNTLQKLLANSSKKQKVSSLKVFLDSVT is encoded by the exons ATGGAAGATTATGTAGAACATTTGTGGCGTTCAGCGGACAGTCTTCCACAGACAGGAACGGAAAATACGAAAGTTCGCTCATATTTATT ATCTCTTTGCAAGGAAATTTTAGCAAAGGAAGGTCTTGAACCACCAAGCAAATTCTTTGGTGGATATGCAATATgtaaattttgtttaaatcattGGAAATCAGGACGATTTACAGTTAGAATTCTTCCTAGAGTAGTTCCTGGTAAACGAATGAAGAAAATAATTCGAAAAAAGCTCTCAGATACAATATCTCTGAACAAGCATGAGCTGCGTCTCTTTGAAAGATATGAAAAGAGCAACACCAATAAATTG ATTATCATGTGCCTTGAATGCCACAAGAAGACAATAATTTCTTCCAAGAAGCCATTCACCAATTTGTACAAAGCTAAAGAATCGGAATCAGCCCCTGAATATAATGAAACACAGACACCaagcaagaagaaaaagaaaaagaaacgtgaTCCATTTGCTGGGCTTAAACCCTCTGTTTGCACCCCTCTTTCCACCAAAATTAAGAACAGTCCAGTAGGAACTTCTAGTCCTGCACGGAAAATAAATTCGAAAAGTTCAACTGCTGGAAATGTTTCTGTGAGACAAAAGAGTACTCCTCTTAGTACCAAGACTGGTTACAAGAGTAGAATAAAGAACACAAATACTCTGCAAAAACTTCTAGCAAATAGCTCTAAAAAGCAAAAAGTGTCTtcactgaaagtgttcctggactctgTGACATGA